The Euphorbia lathyris chromosome 2, ddEupLath1.1, whole genome shotgun sequence genome includes a window with the following:
- the LOC136220300 gene encoding E3 ubiquitin-protein ligase PUB23-like — MESLEVPSLFICPISLQIMKDPVTISTGMTFDRESIQKWLFSYKHITCPLTKQPLSDFTLIPNSNLLRLIESWKIQTPSEDHQRPCKNDSVIIILVEEMKKQPHLQMNSLKKIKTLLIGNKTLSISDRDVLFSSIASLIPKDDSSTMIIDETVSLLCLLKPSDETLKIVSENGNGNLIRSLCAIMIKYLYTQIRIQSALLLNSIFEVVDGVFKEELKPELFETMTEILKDQNSRKGTTAVLKILIQVLPIGRNKEKAIKGGLVPVVIELLAESNNERKCSEMMVVVLEIICRKAEGRAAFLGHPMGVAAVSAMILRNPVQYKAIDLLLQIVRVCKSNEVAQEFMEVGAVAKLLMVIQGVCDLKIKLKALKILGFLKGTWKYSPCLPYSVSNLSISN; from the coding sequence ATGGAATCTCTTGAAGTTCCATCCTTGTTTATCTGCCCTATTTCCCTTCAAATCATGAAAGATCCGGTCACTATTTCTACCGGCATGACCTTTGATAGAGAAAGCATTCAAAAATGGCTATTCTCTTACAAACACATAACATGTCCTCTCACAAAACAACCTTTGTCCGATTTCACTCTTATCCCGAATTCAAATCTTCTTCGTCTGATCGAGTCTTGGAAGATTCAAACTCCGTCTGAGGATCATCAACGACCTTGTAAGAACGATTCGGTGATCATCATCCTTGTTGAAGAGATGAAGAAGCAACCTCATTTACAGATGAACTCTCTCAAAAAGATCAAGACTTTATTAATCGGTAACAAGACTTTATCGATTTCAGATCGTGATGTTTTATTTTCGTCTATAGCATCTCTTATTCCCAAAGATGATTCATCGACGATGATCATCGATGAAACGGTGTCGTTGCTATGTTTACTAAAGCCATCTGATGAGACTTTGAAGATAGTTTCAGAAAACGGAAATGGAAATCTAATCAGGTCACTTTGTGCTATTATGATAAAGTATTTATATACGCAGATCAGAATTCAATCTGCTCTTCTTCTGAATTCGATTTTCGAAGTTGTCGACGGAGTTTTCAAGGAAGAACTGAAACCGGAATTATTTGAAACCATGACTGAGATATTAAAAGATCAAAACTCAAGAAAAGGAACTACGGCGGTTCTGAAAATTCTGATACAAGTTTTACCGATCGGAAGAAACAAGGAGAAGGCGATTAAAGGAGGATTAGTTCCGGTAGTAATTGAATTGCTAGCTGAGAGCAACAATGAAAGGAAGTGTAGTGAGATGATGGTGGTTGTGCTTGAAATAATCTGCCGGAAAGCTGAAGGGCGTGCGGCGTTTCTAGGTCATCCTATGGGTGTAGCGGCGGTTTCAGCGATGATTTTGAGGAATCCGGTGCAGTATAAAGCAATTGATTTGTTATTACAGATTGTTAGGGTTTGTAAGAGCAATGAGGTGGCacaggaattcatggaagttgGAGCTGTTGCTAAGCTTTTGATGGTGATTCAGGGCGTATGTgatttaaagattaaacttAAAGCTTTAAAAATATTAGGGTTTCTTAAAGGAACATGGAAATATTCTCCTTGTCTTCCTTATTCCGTGTCAAATTTATctatttcaaattaa